In Rhinopithecus roxellana isolate Shanxi Qingling chromosome 16, ASM756505v1, whole genome shotgun sequence, a single genomic region encodes these proteins:
- the TMEM141 gene encoding transmembrane protein 141 isoform X1, translating into MVNLGLSRVDDAVAAKHPGVPRGRTGEVVKKEGRGPSLHPPSATPGTRGVCRMPVTRLHEGRFHLRHSCRLCGQLWGDKSGVEEMQQPLALPGDRAAPQRHEHRSAKLGQLRPGHRGLGAVGVWNTAFMPPDPRLTLPTP; encoded by the exons ATGGTGAACTTGGGCCTATCCCGGGTGGACGACGCCGTGGCTGCCAAGCACCCG GGTGTGCCCAGAGGAAGAACAGGAGAGGTGGTGAAGAAAGAGGGCAGGGGACCGAGCCTTCACCCCCCCTCTGCCACCCCAGGGACTCGGGGAGTATGCCGCATGCCAGTCACACGCCTTCATGAAGGGCGTTTTCACCTTCGTCACAG TTGCAGGCTCTGTGGCCAGCTATGGGGTGACAAGAGTGGAGTCGAAGAAATGCAGCAACCTCTGGCTCTTCCTGGAGACCGGGCAGCTCCCCAAAGACATGAGCACAG ATCGGCGAAGCTAGGACAGCTCCGGCCGGGGCACAGAGGATTGGGGGCAGTAGGAGTCTGGAACACAGCCTTCATGCCCCCCGACCCCAGGCTGACCCTCCCCACACCCTAG
- the TMEM141 gene encoding transmembrane protein 141 isoform X2 has protein sequence MVNLGLSRVDDAVAAKHPGLGEYAACQSHAFMKGVFTFVTGTGMAFGLQMFIQRKFPYPFQWSLLVAVVAGSVASYGVTRVESKKCSNLWLFLETGQLPKDMSTDRRS, from the exons ATGGTGAACTTGGGCCTATCCCGGGTGGACGACGCCGTGGCTGCCAAGCACCCG GGACTCGGGGAGTATGCCGCATGCCAGTCACACGCCTTCATGAAGGGCGTTTTCACCTTCGTCACAG GCACCGGCATGGCCTTTGGCTTGCAGATGTTCATTCAGAGGAAGTTTCCATACCCTTTCCAGTGGAGCCTACTAGTGGCCGTGG TTGCAGGCTCTGTGGCCAGCTATGGGGTGACAAGAGTGGAGTCGAAGAAATGCAGCAACCTCTGGCTCTTCCTGGAGACCGGGCAGCTCCCCAAAGACATGAGCACAG ATCGGCGAAGCTAG